The proteins below come from a single Harpia harpyja isolate bHarHar1 chromosome 2, bHarHar1 primary haplotype, whole genome shotgun sequence genomic window:
- the RHOH gene encoding rho-related GTP-binding protein RhoH, whose protein sequence is MLDSIKCVLVGDSAVGKTSLLVRFTSETFPDDYRPTVYENTGVDVFMDGVQISLGLWDTSGSDAFKGIRPLSYQQADVVLMCYSVANHNSFLNLRNKWIGEIRSHLPRIPVLVVATQTDQRDTGPYRSSCISPIDGKRLAQDVRAKGYLECSALSNRGVQQVFEYAVRTAVNQAKRQNRRKLFSINECKIF, encoded by the coding sequence ATGCTGGATTCAATTAAGTGTGTCCTGGTGGGAGACTCTGCGGTGGGGAAAACATCTCTCTTGGTACGTTTCACCTCCGAGACTTTTCCAGATGACTACAGACCCACCGTGTATGAAAATACCGGAGTGGACGTCTTCATGGATGGTGTACAGATTAGCCTAGGTCTTTGGGACACATCTGGCAGCGATGCCTTCAAAGGCATTCGCCCCCTCTCATACCAACAGGCAGATGTGGTATTAATGTGCTACTCGGTGGCAAACCACAATTCCTTTCTGAACCTGAGGAACAAGTGGATCGGCGAGATCCGCAGCCATTTGCCCCGCATCCCCGTTCTGGTGGTGGCTACTCAGACTGACCAGCGCGACACGGGGCCCTACCGTTCCTCCTGCATCAGCCCAATAGACGGGAAGCGGCTCGCCCAGGATGTGCGAGCCAAAGGCTATTTGGAGTGCTCTGCTCTCAGCAACCGGGGGGTGCAGCAGGTGTTTGAGTACGCCGTGCGGACAGCAGTCAATCAAGCCAAAAGGCAGAACAGGCGGAAGCTCTTCTCCATTAACGAGTGCAAGATCTTTTGA